The Neptunomonas concharum genomic interval GCATGATGATGGGTGCTGCGGATGCAGTCCCTGGGGTATCTGGCGGTACGATTGCTTTTATTACCGGGATATATGAAGAATTGATTGGGAGTATTCGTCGTTTTGATCTTGAGGCACTGAAATTACTCTTGAGTAAAGGAATAGGTGCTTTTTGGCAGCATGTGAACGGTAATTTTTTGGTGACGCTTATTGGTGGAATAGTGATTAGTCTTGCCAGCTTTGCCCACATTGTCCTGTTTTTACTTGATCATTATCCGGTTCTTCTGTGGTCTTTCTTTTTCGGTTTAATATTGGCCTCGACATGGGTAATCGGGCGGCATATTCCACGTTGGGACCTTTCTATGATCATGATGTTTTCTGTGGGAGCATTAAGTGCTTACTTGGTCACATCCATGTCACCAACGCCAATAGAGGCAACCCCTGTGTTTTATTTCGTATCAGGTGCGATTGCTATTTGTGCGATGATCTTGCCTGGTATTTCTGGCTCGTTTATCTTACTGCTGTTGGGTATGTATACCCCCGTTTTACAAGCTGTTAAAACGTTTGATGTGATCTCACTGGGTCTGTTTCTGAGTGGCTGTGCTATTGGTATTCTCAGTTTTTCACGAGTGCTGACATGGTTGTTTCAGCATTGTCGGTTAGTAACGTTATCTTTGTTATCAGGTTTTTTATTGGGATCCTTGAATAAGGTCTGGCCTTGGAAGTACACCACATCCTATACCATTGATCGACATGGTGAACAGGTGCCGTTGGTTCAAAGCAATGTTTCACCTTTTAGCTATGAGGCACTGACAGGACAAGAATCTTATGCACTATTTGCTCTATGCTTGTTAATAGTAGGAGCGGTGATAGTGTTACTAATGGAAAGAGGACAAACACCTGTTAGGTAAATTGTGATCAAATCTTTTAAAGCGTTTTTTCAAATTTTGTCATCAGTTTGGCTGATATTTATGTTATTGATCATACAGGGGTGTGCGTCAGGGTACGCCC includes:
- a CDS encoding DUF368 domain-containing protein, which encodes MNQKRSPKEYILLALKGMMMGAADAVPGVSGGTIAFITGIYEELIGSIRRFDLEALKLLLSKGIGAFWQHVNGNFLVTLIGGIVISLASFAHIVLFLLDHYPVLLWSFFFGLILASTWVIGRHIPRWDLSMIMMFSVGALSAYLVTSMSPTPIEATPVFYFVSGAIAICAMILPGISGSFILLLLGMYTPVLQAVKTFDVISLGLFLSGCAIGILSFSRVLTWLFQHCRLVTLSLLSGFLLGSLNKVWPWKYTTSYTIDRHGEQVPLVQSNVSPFSYEALTGQESYALFALCLLIVGAVIVLLMERGQTPVR